In the genome of Solibacillus silvestris, one region contains:
- a CDS encoding two-component sensor histidine kinase — MKLNTKVNLFSMLLTSVILIGSFTGIYYLYKEFAFSTEAEQLQARANELTTAISALESMDGIDSIFGAYLPTDGAIIVREIDDNTGKPLIRLQKTSEQIDFKLDPAQHYTEKTIHDVPHIALATPIILPNDEIAEAKLIQPLPTITDNMNRLLIILVLMTLVALIPIYLASQLFVQLIVKPVLQLTSTMEKNIQQSSYEQIPTRKQSNDEIAQMATTYNHLMAQLEDAHDKQQQFVGNASHELKTPLTVIESYTKLLKRRGTQDAKITEEALEAILKETTNMKAMIEQMLALAKTNEMTKINMTTFALQPFIDQIVQSIKTAYHREIHVNIPDVDITTDEAKLKQLLFIFIDNARKYSDDVIKIHASVKNDLHISIQDFGVGIPQEDLPNLFHRFYRVDKDRNRKTGGTGIGLSIAKELADRLNAEVSIDSELGKGTTILLIVPLSGGAQHES, encoded by the coding sequence ATGAAACTTAATACAAAAGTAAATCTGTTTTCCATGTTATTGACTTCGGTTATTTTAATCGGTAGTTTTACAGGCATTTATTATTTGTATAAAGAGTTTGCTTTTTCCACAGAGGCAGAGCAATTACAGGCACGGGCAAATGAGCTGACAACAGCAATAAGCGCACTTGAATCCATGGATGGAATTGATTCGATTTTCGGGGCATATCTCCCGACTGATGGAGCGATCATCGTTCGTGAGATTGATGATAATACGGGTAAACCATTAATCCGTCTTCAAAAAACCTCGGAGCAAATTGATTTTAAACTTGATCCGGCACAGCATTATACGGAAAAAACAATACATGATGTCCCTCATATCGCACTTGCTACTCCAATCATTTTGCCGAATGATGAAATTGCCGAGGCAAAGCTGATCCAGCCATTGCCGACCATTACCGATAATATGAATCGACTGTTAATTATATTAGTTTTGATGACACTTGTTGCACTCATTCCGATTTATTTGGCGAGCCAACTATTTGTTCAACTGATCGTAAAACCCGTTTTGCAGCTAACGTCGACGATGGAAAAAAATATTCAGCAGTCCAGCTATGAACAGATTCCCACCCGCAAGCAATCGAACGATGAAATAGCACAAATGGCAACGACGTACAATCATTTAATGGCACAGTTGGAAGATGCCCATGACAAACAGCAGCAATTTGTCGGCAATGCTTCACATGAACTGAAAACACCGTTAACGGTCATTGAAAGTTATACAAAGCTGTTAAAACGCCGTGGCACACAAGACGCAAAAATTACGGAAGAAGCGTTGGAAGCAATTTTAAAGGAAACTACCAATATGAAGGCCATGATTGAACAAATGCTCGCATTGGCAAAAACAAATGAAATGACGAAAATCAATATGACGACATTTGCATTACAGCCTTTTATCGATCAGATTGTTCAAAGTATAAAAACTGCTTATCATCGTGAGATTCACGTTAATATTCCTGATGTTGACATTACAACGGATGAAGCAAAATTAAAACAGCTGCTTTTTATATTTATTGATAATGCACGAAAATACAGTGACGATGTCATTAAAATTCACGCTTCTGTGAAAAATGATCTGCATATCTCTATACAGGATTTTGGTGTTGGTATACCTCAAGAGGACCTTCCGAATTTGTTCCATCGTTTTTACCGGGTTGATAAAGACCGTAACCGGAAAACTGGTGGCACCGGCATTGGCCTCTCGATTGCAAAGGAACTCGCCGATCGTCTGAATGCCGAAGTTTCCATTGACAGTGAACTAGGAAAAGGAACAACGATTTTACTCATCGTTCCACTTTCAGGAGGTGCACAACATGAAAGCTAA
- a CDS encoding methyltransferase, with amino-acid sequence MKQNIYDNDLFFKGYEEIRNRKFNYNNLLERPNFIALMPDIKGKVLLDLGCGKGEFANDCVVNGAQYVDAIDISGNMIAAAKKRYKSNRLHFQQISIEDIILQESNYHLITSALALHYVADFEGVIEKVTRALCPEGIFLFSIEHPISTANKGVEQWITDKKETPSHFAVSRYQDEGKRTQNWLVDNVVMYHRRIETIINTLINNGLQIEKLVEPMPTDEAIELLPSLQKEQHRPSFIILKARKAK; translated from the coding sequence ATGAAGCAAAATATTTATGATAATGACTTGTTTTTCAAAGGATATGAAGAAATTCGAAATCGGAAATTTAATTATAACAATTTGCTGGAGCGGCCCAATTTTATAGCACTAATGCCGGATATAAAAGGGAAAGTCTTATTGGATTTAGGCTGTGGAAAAGGGGAGTTTGCAAATGACTGTGTTGTAAACGGGGCACAGTATGTTGATGCAATCGATATTTCAGGTAACATGATTGCCGCAGCAAAAAAGCGCTATAAAAGTAATCGTCTTCACTTTCAACAAATCTCAATTGAAGATATAATCTTGCAGGAATCGAATTATCATCTTATAACAAGCGCATTGGCACTTCATTATGTAGCGGATTTTGAAGGGGTCATTGAAAAGGTAACCAGAGCATTGTGTCCAGAAGGAATTTTCCTTTTCTCCATCGAGCACCCGATTTCAACAGCTAATAAAGGTGTGGAACAATGGATTACAGATAAGAAAGAAACACCCTCGCATTTTGCAGTTTCACGTTACCAAGATGAGGGGAAACGAACACAGAACTGGCTTGTTGACAATGTCGTAATGTACCATCGTAGAATCGAAACAATTATAAACACACTGATCAACAACGGGTTACAAATAGAAAAGTTAGTGGAGCCAATGCCAACAGACGAAGCAATCGAATTACTTCCAAGCCTACAAAAAGAACAGCATCGTCCTTCCTTTATAATCTTAAAGGCGAGAAAGGCAAAATGA
- a CDS encoding heat-shock protein: MNNDSKSILLFFLFVLSTHSIYVVSQRIEHLELALALLTFALFVLFVLLIFKISLRSIVITLATIVALLDINSIFYLSLPDLYTISFTVGVLLFLCFYYGKAKDAVLAGIGFCIMNLVIHIEPLIQWEWIILFLLHSILFIIGSKNQFTITKRIYVGLFGVTFLLLVAGILSEHNYWAAVGLLLYLAVLIGIDFVFRKQQSTYTTH; encoded by the coding sequence ATGAACAATGATTCGAAAAGCATCCTACTCTTTTTTCTGTTTGTTTTATCCACCCATTCAATTTATGTCGTTTCTCAACGCATAGAACATCTGGAGCTGGCTTTAGCGCTGCTCACATTTGCTTTATTTGTTTTATTTGTTTTGCTGATTTTCAAGATCAGCTTAAGATCGATTGTCATTACATTAGCAACAATTGTGGCTTTGCTCGATATTAATTCGATTTTCTACTTGTCTCTTCCTGATTTATATACGATCAGTTTCACAGTCGGTGTACTTCTATTTCTTTGTTTTTATTATGGAAAAGCAAAAGATGCGGTACTTGCAGGGATCGGTTTTTGTATTATGAATTTAGTGATTCATATCGAACCATTAATACAATGGGAATGGATTATCCTTTTTTTACTACATAGCATTCTGTTTATCATCGGGAGCAAAAACCAATTTACGATTACAAAAAGAATTTATGTAGGGTTATTTGGTGTAACCTTCCTTTTACTTGTTGCAGGTATTTTGAGTGAACATAACTATTGGGCGGCTGTTGGACTTTTACTGTATTTGGCGGTGCTGATTGGGATAGATTTCGTTTTTCGAAAACAACAAAGTACCTATACAACACATTGA
- a CDS encoding cAMP-binding protein: MKNVNRLFLIIAIIILVIIGRYFMAQNEVTVIPDVTAVTNEQVIETVRGSYCWHSAGEAECVDTAAPHEIIIAQKTPYVKVHPGEVMEFQYSQNVTSVSIQQWIDDYDYKEIATSTRFNAPLEKGMYIISSMARFSNGDVTDSIAIEVE; the protein is encoded by the coding sequence ATGAAAAATGTAAATCGTTTATTTCTTATTATTGCTATCATTATCCTTGTTATTATTGGCCGCTATTTTATGGCACAAAATGAAGTAACGGTAATACCTGACGTAACAGCAGTAACGAATGAACAGGTGATTGAAACAGTTCGCGGTAGCTATTGCTGGCATTCTGCAGGTGAAGCAGAGTGTGTTGATACGGCTGCCCCGCATGAAATTATAATTGCACAGAAAACCCCTTACGTAAAAGTACATCCAGGGGAAGTAATGGAATTTCAATATAGTCAAAATGTAACGAGTGTTTCCATTCAACAATGGATTGATGATTATGATTATAAAGAAATTGCCACATCGACACGTTTTAATGCCCCACTGGAAAAAGGTATGTATATCATTTCCAGTATGGCGCGCTTTAGCAACGGTGATGTGACAGACAGTATTGCAATCGAAGTAGAATAA